GATTTACTCAATGATCGCATTATCCTGGTGACGGGAGCCAGCAATGGTATTGGTCGTGAAGCCGCGATGACGTATGCACGCTATGGTGCGACAGTGATTCTGTTGGGCCGTAATGAAGAAAAATTACGTCAGGTAGCCAGCCACATAAACGAAGAAACTGGGCGTCAGCCACAGTGGTTTATTCTCGATTTGCTGACCTGCACGTCCGAAGATTGCCAACAACTGGCACAGCGCATTGCCGTTAATTATCCGCGTCTGGATGGTGTTTTGCATAATGCCGGATTGCTCGGCGATGTTTGCCCAATGAGCGAGCAAAACCCGCAGGTCTGGCAGGACGTCATGCAGGTCAACGTTAATGCCACCTTTATGCTCACCCAGGCACTGCTTCCTTTATTACTCAAATCGGACGCCGGTTCACTGGTCTTTACTTCGTCAAGCGTTGGACGTCAGGGGCGTGCAAACTGGGGCGCTTATGCAGCGTCGAAATTTGCCACCGAAGGGATGATGCAGGTACTGGCCGATGAATATCAGCAGCGCCTGCGCGTCAACTGCATTAACCCAGGCGGTACGCGCACCGCTATGCGGGCCAGTGCCTTCCCGACCGAAGATCCACAGAAACTTAAAACCCCCGCTGATATCATGCCGCTCTACCTCTGGCTGATGGGCGATGACAGCCGCCGTAAAACCGGCATGACCTTTGACGCCCAACCGGGCCGTAAACCAGGAATATCCCAATGAGTGATGAACGCTACCAACAGCGTCAGCAGCGTGTAAAAGATAAAGTGGATGCCCGTGTGGCCCAGGCCCAGGATGAACGAGGTATTATCATCGTCTTTACCGGCAATGGAAAAGGCAAAACCACCGCAGCATTTGGTACGGCAACACGCGCAGTTGGTCACGGAAAAAAAGTGGGCGTCGTGCAGTTTATTAAAGGCACCTGGCCTAATGGCGAACGAAATCTGCTGGAACCACACGGCGTTGAATTTCAGGTGATGGCAACGGGCTTTACCTGGGATACGCAAAACCGCGAATCTGATACCGCGGCCTGCCGTGAAGTCTGGCAACATGCCAAACGAATGCTGGCAGATGCTTCACTGGATATGGTTTTGCTCGATGAGCTGACTTATATGGTGGCGTATGACTATTTGCCACTGGAAGAAGTGGTGCAGGCGTTAAATGAACGTCCACATCAACAGACGGTGATTATCACGGGGCGTGGTTGTCATCGGGATATTCTTGAACTGGCGGATACGGTAAGTGAATTACGCCCCGTCAAACATGCGTTTGATGCTGGTGTTAAGGCGCAAATCGGGATTGATTATTAAGTGAAAGCACCTCAAAAGTTCGCCTCTTGAGGTGCTAATTTTAGATACTGAATGGCTTAATTAGCCACGGCAAAATTAAGAAGAGCTTGAATTTTATTCAAGTGTGCGGGATATTCCATGTCATTATCCGCATTGACGTCTTCAATAAACAGTATTAATTCAGTGATCAAATCATTAGCATCTTCATAACTAATACCAGTCAGTTCTGGTGACGTTTGCGAGCCATAATTAATTGTCAGATTATTCATTACCGACAAAACCAGAATAAAATATTTGTGACATATATCGCAAGTTGTTCGGTTTCCTAAGGCATAGTACAGCATATTGAGCAATGCCAGTATTCGTCGATTTTGCACATCGTTCATAATGACCTCCTATAACATAACTCCGCTGGCAATAAGAAGTTTTGCCAGCTCCTCTGACGCCTGTAGACCACTAATAACTTGAGAACGCAGGATCTCATTCCTACGCTCTAAATCCGCTTTAGAAAGAGATTTATTAGAGTATAAATCTTGTAGATGATTTCCTTTATCCATGAAGGCATTAATAGCTTGTATTGCTGGAGCCGCCGGATCAGATGAACGCAATCTGCTTTCATTAAGATTAATTACTGCACTCAAAAATTCCTGTCTACTCTTTAATGTTTTAAATTCTATGTTTTTAGTATTTGCTCGGGCCTTATTATAGTAATAAAAATTATTGCTGATGTTCGCAAAATTATTCCAATCCATTTGCTGCTGTTTCGTTGCTATATCATCGAGTAAATCTTGTAAATTTCTTTGAAGTCGTGGCCAGTCACTACCTACCGTTTTACCAACATTTTCTGATTTAATCTTCTCTTTATATAATCCATTGAAATATTGAACTAAATCTTTAACAGCTACAGCTGACTTAGTCAGTTCTTCACCTTCTGAAAGGCCAAGTAGTTTTTGGGCGTTGTTTGCATGATCGAGCGCCTGATTAAGTAATATAATTTGTTTACTATCGTCAACATCCATATCCACCGTCAACAACTCCACATAGGAGCTCATACTGTTAACGACCTCAAGTGAAGCCAGTAGCTTTTGTTTTTCTGTGGTTGCCAATTGAACTTTAGTAACGTCTTTATACGATGTTTTGTCCCCTTTCTCTGATTGCATACATAAGGACTCTTTATTAGTATTATTTTCCATAATCGTTTCATAATCAGGTCGCAAT
The nucleotide sequence above comes from Escherichia coli. Encoded proteins:
- the cobO gene encoding cob(I)yrinic acid a,c-diamide adenosyltransferase, translated to MSDERYQQRQQRVKDKVDARVAQAQDERGIIIVFTGNGKGKTTAAFGTATRAVGHGKKVGVVQFIKGTWPNGERNLLEPHGVEFQVMATGFTWDTQNRESDTAACREVWQHAKRMLADASLDMVLLDELTYMVAYDYLPLEEVVQALNERPHQQTVIITGRGCHRDILELADTVSELRPVKHAFDAGVKAQIGIDY
- the yciK gene encoding YciK family oxidoreductase, with translation MHYQPKQDLLNDRIILVTGASNGIGREAAMTYARYGATVILLGRNEEKLRQVASHINEETGRQPQWFILDLLTCTSEDCQQLAQRIAVNYPRLDGVLHNAGLLGDVCPMSEQNPQVWQDVMQVNVNATFMLTQALLPLLLKSDAGSLVFTSSSVGRQGRANWGAYAASKFATEGMMQVLADEYQQRLRVNCINPGGTRTAMRASAFPTEDPQKLKTPADIMPLYLWLMGDDSRRKTGMTFDAQPGRKPGISQ